The Microtus ochrogaster isolate Prairie Vole_2 unplaced genomic scaffold, MicOch1.0 UNK42, whole genome shotgun sequence genome has a segment encoding these proteins:
- the LOC101979362 gene encoding rhox homeobox family member 2-like, translating to MERRDTNYLLYEGLDKDEEKRNGVKTQIFLTGEGRMENDSGQGQAGAAAAEGEGAEEFSGEGPSAAGASGLMDNLKQEDHGTSRSDQENEKQPKEPVPRDMEVAECAQPVSVLVRQRGFQYKFNQWQLQELERFFQQNHYISAELRKQLARWIGVTETRVQNWFKGRREQYKRDQKRVESQGIIQAQTVALAVSRSVALPQPGSALMFKFPVAIKGCADAMLRNLTWGHPESVLMSVTRVATKHHTDARDLGSHPVAFLVPESCATAEPILT from the exons ATGGAGCGCCGAGACACCAACTACCTGCTTTATGAAGGACTTGATAAGGATGAAGAAAAACGGaatg GTGTAAAGACACAGATCTTtctgactggagagggaaggatggaaaaTGACAGTGGTCAGGGCCAGGCTGGAGCAGCTGCAGCCGAAGGGGAAGGAGCAGAAGAATTCAGTGGAGAAGGGCCCTCAGCTGCTGGTGCCTCAGGCCTCATGGATAACTTGAAACAAGAGGACCATGGCACCAGCCGCAGTGACCAGGAGAATGAGAAGCAGCCAAAAGAGCCAGTCCCCAGGGACATGGAGGTTGCAGAATGTGCACAACCTGTGTCCGTGCTGGTGCGCCAGCGTGGCTTCCAGTACAAGTTCAACCAGTGGCAGTTGCAGGAGCTGGAGCGATTTTTCCAGCAAAATCACTACATCAGCGCAGAACTAAG aaaaCAGCTGGCAAGATGGATAGGCGTGACTGAAACTAGAGTTCAG AATTGGTTTAAGGGGAGGCGAGAACAATACAAGAGAGATCAGAAGCGTGTAGAG AGCCAGGGCATCATACAGGCCCAAACTGTGGCCTTGGCCGTGTCGAGGTCAGTGGCCCTGCCACAGCCGGGGTCTGCACTGATGTTCAAGTTTCCTGTTGCCATCAAAGGCTGTGCAGATGCCATGCTCCGTAACCTCACCTGGGGTCAT CCTGAGTCTGTGCTGATGTCCGTGACCCGTGTTGCTACCAAACACCACACTGATGCCCGGGATCTGGGCTCCCACCCTGTGGCCTTCTTGGTGCCTGAGAGCTGTGCCACTGCTGAACCCATACTGACCTGA